One genomic window of Terriglobales bacterium includes the following:
- a CDS encoding YciI family protein: protein MKTHIVDYEVISNMPQYLLLLHDDASGWAKLNADERKWWMEKYGAYREGLKAKKAWVGGQKLADDPGRVLRGAGDNVRVTDGPYSETKEWLGGYFLIEAPNYKAAVELARDCPTLLHGGTIELREVDARTPNPT from the coding sequence GTGAAAACGCACATAGTCGATTACGAGGTGATATCCAACATGCCGCAATATTTACTTCTGCTCCATGACGATGCCTCTGGCTGGGCTAAGCTCAATGCCGACGAACGCAAATGGTGGATGGAAAAATACGGCGCTTACAGAGAGGGTCTCAAGGCAAAGAAGGCCTGGGTCGGCGGACAAAAGCTCGCTGATGATCCTGGACGCGTCCTGCGCGGGGCCGGCGATAACGTTAGAGTTACCGATGGTCCTTACAGTGAGACCAAAGAGTGGCTCGGGGGGTACTTCCTGATCGAAGCGCCGAATTACAAGGCCGCCGTTGAACTCGCCCGTGACTGTCCTACGCTATTGCATGGCGGCACAATAGAACTGCGCGAGGTAGACGCGAGAACTCCAAACCCAACCTAG